One genomic window of Diospyros lotus cultivar Yz01 chromosome 8, ASM1463336v1, whole genome shotgun sequence includes the following:
- the LOC127808136 gene encoding CBBY-like protein isoform X2 — protein METASSPVVLHALRIIPKVQLHSASRLPLFSTHVTFTRNQLNFRGKRSLQFKRFTASPSPSSSSQQNSSQQLAVLLEVEGVLMDVYRHGNRQAFNVAFKKLGLDCASWTEPIYLDLIRKSSGDEERMLILYFNRIGWPTSLPTSEKQTFTKSVLREKKNALDDLVMSKSLPLRPGVQDFLDDAFKEGIPVVILTAYSKSGDKIARSVVEKLGDDRISKIKMVGNEEVEQSFYGQLVFGKGMSSSLEEQLAKEARKAASAEKQRIAEEVASMLKLSVDIDTSSAESLQKILAALRAGAECAEVPVSNCVLVAGSQSGVSGAEQIGMPCIVLRSSLTSRAEFPSASAIMDGFGGADLTISRLRGKQWS, from the exons ATGGAAACCGCTTCGTCTCCAGTAGTTCTGCATGCTCTCCGCATAATCCCCAAAGTCCAACTCCATTCCGCTTCTCGCCTCCCTCTGTTTTCCACGCATGTTACTTTCACCAGAAACCAACTCAACTTTCGAGGCAAAAGAAGTTTGCAGTTTAAGCGGTTCacggcctcgccctcgccctccaGCTCTTCACAGCAGAATTCATCTCAACAGCTTGCTGTTCTTCTAGAAGTGGAAGG GGTCCTAATGGATGTTTATCGCCACGGCAATCGCCAAGCCTTTAATGTAG CATTCAAGAAGCTTGGGCTTGACTGTGCAAGCTGGACGGAACCTATATATTTAGACCTTATAAG GAAGAGTTCTGGTGACGAGGAAAGGATGTTGATCTTGTACTTTAACAGG ATTGGTTGGCCTACTTCACTGCCTACAAGTGAGAAGCAAACATTCACGAAAAGTGTTCTAAGAGAAAAG AAAAATGCATTGGATGATTTGGTGATGTCAAAAAGTTTACCCTTAAGACCTGGTGTTCAAGA TTTTCTTGATGATGCATTTAAGGAAGGTATACCAGTGGTCATATTGACAGCCTACAGCAAAAGTGGTGATAAAATAGCAAG ATCTGTTGTTGAAAAGCTTGGCGATGATAGAATATCAAAGATAAAAATGGTTGGAAATGAGGAGGTGGAGCAGAGTTTCTATGGTCAACTTGTATTTGGTAAAGGAATGTCTTCTAGTTTGGAAGAGCAACTAGCCAAGGAAGCAAGAAAGGCAG CTTCTGCTGAGAAACAAAGAATAGCAGAGGAGGTTGCTTCAATGCTTAAGTTAAGTGTTGATATTGATACTAGCTCAGCTGAAAG CTTGCAAAAGATTCTGGCTGCACTACGAGCAGGAGCAGAATGTGCTGAGGTCCCTGTCAGCAATTGTGTGCTTGTTGCTGGAAGCCAATCTGGAGTTTCGGGAGCTGAACAAATAGGCATGCCTTGCATTGTTCTTCGGAGCAG TTTGACATCAAGGGCAGAGTTCCCTTCAGCAAGTGCAATAATGGATGGGTTTGGTGGTGCCGACTTGACAATCTCCAGACTGCGGGGCAAACAATGGTCATGA
- the LOC127808136 gene encoding CBBY-like protein isoform X1: protein METASSPVVLHALRIIPKVQLHSASRLPLFSTHVTFTRNQLNFRGKRSLQFKRFTASPSPSSSSQQNSSQQLAVLLEVEGVLMDVYRHGNRQAFNVAFKKLGLDCASWTEPIYLDLIRKSSGDEERMLILYFNRIGWPTSLPTSEKQTFTKSVLREKKNALDDLVMSKSLPLRPGVQEYLLPSIIDGSVNLDMARAATYSETASFLDDAFKEGIPVVILTAYSKSGDKIARSVVEKLGDDRISKIKMVGNEEVEQSFYGQLVFGKGMSSSLEEQLAKEARKAASAEKQRIAEEVASMLKLSVDIDTSSAESLQKILAALRAGAECAEVPVSNCVLVAGSQSGVSGAEQIGMPCIVLRSSLTSRAEFPSASAIMDGFGGADLTISRLRGKQWS from the exons ATGGAAACCGCTTCGTCTCCAGTAGTTCTGCATGCTCTCCGCATAATCCCCAAAGTCCAACTCCATTCCGCTTCTCGCCTCCCTCTGTTTTCCACGCATGTTACTTTCACCAGAAACCAACTCAACTTTCGAGGCAAAAGAAGTTTGCAGTTTAAGCGGTTCacggcctcgccctcgccctccaGCTCTTCACAGCAGAATTCATCTCAACAGCTTGCTGTTCTTCTAGAAGTGGAAGG GGTCCTAATGGATGTTTATCGCCACGGCAATCGCCAAGCCTTTAATGTAG CATTCAAGAAGCTTGGGCTTGACTGTGCAAGCTGGACGGAACCTATATATTTAGACCTTATAAG GAAGAGTTCTGGTGACGAGGAAAGGATGTTGATCTTGTACTTTAACAGG ATTGGTTGGCCTACTTCACTGCCTACAAGTGAGAAGCAAACATTCACGAAAAGTGTTCTAAGAGAAAAG AAAAATGCATTGGATGATTTGGTGATGTCAAAAAGTTTACCCTTAAGACCTGGTGTTCAAGA GTACCTGTTACCAAGCATAATAGATGGTTCAGTGAATCTTGACATGGCAAGAGCAGCCACCTATTCTGAAACTGCCAG TTTTCTTGATGATGCATTTAAGGAAGGTATACCAGTGGTCATATTGACAGCCTACAGCAAAAGTGGTGATAAAATAGCAAG ATCTGTTGTTGAAAAGCTTGGCGATGATAGAATATCAAAGATAAAAATGGTTGGAAATGAGGAGGTGGAGCAGAGTTTCTATGGTCAACTTGTATTTGGTAAAGGAATGTCTTCTAGTTTGGAAGAGCAACTAGCCAAGGAAGCAAGAAAGGCAG CTTCTGCTGAGAAACAAAGAATAGCAGAGGAGGTTGCTTCAATGCTTAAGTTAAGTGTTGATATTGATACTAGCTCAGCTGAAAG CTTGCAAAAGATTCTGGCTGCACTACGAGCAGGAGCAGAATGTGCTGAGGTCCCTGTCAGCAATTGTGTGCTTGTTGCTGGAAGCCAATCTGGAGTTTCGGGAGCTGAACAAATAGGCATGCCTTGCATTGTTCTTCGGAGCAG TTTGACATCAAGGGCAGAGTTCCCTTCAGCAAGTGCAATAATGGATGGGTTTGGTGGTGCCGACTTGACAATCTCCAGACTGCGGGGCAAACAATGGTCATGA